The following coding sequences are from one Humulus lupulus chromosome X, drHumLupu1.1, whole genome shotgun sequence window:
- the LOC133804800 gene encoding pectinesterase-like: MAKYSNSKSLIMHFSLFFLSLLITSPSFSLALSRNNMCESTRFPSYCNTMLPNQDTDVHNFGRFCVRKSLSQSHKLLNWVETSLQDRNSADLSKPLIRLLEDCRELASSNVDLLTDSIIRKVNKTSTVLSTSEGDDLLTSLSTVLTNLQTISDELESTPSPSTIKNEISQMISNDTMLHSVSLSLCIQGWVPKEMDTKPFRSRRHAVRRNGRIPMKMSDLNRARLEKAFKHRRGPRPPRMMMRKLLQVADEEVTIKDVVVVSQDESWNFTTINDAIAAAPNNSAASGGYFLIYITAGVYEEYVTIASNKKYLFLLGDGINQTIITGNHSVVDGWTTFNSATLAVTAVGFLAVDITIRNTAGPNKHQAVALRSGADLSTFYRCSFEAYQDTLYTHSQRQFYRECDIYGTVDFIFGNAAVVLQNCNIYPRLPLKGQFNAITAQGRTDPNQNTGTSIQNCTISPSADLAAANAATAAGNGSFTKSYLGRPWKEYSRTVYMQSFIDGFIEAAGWREWSGDFALSTLYYAEYSNSGSGSNTTNRVNWTGYHMINATDAANYTVSTFLLGDVWLPQTGVPYSGGLI, from the exons ATGGCTAAATATTCAAACTCTAAGTCCTTAATAATGCacttctctttatttttcctttctcTCCTAATTACTTCTCCATCTTTCTCACTAGCCCTCTCCCGAAACAACATGTGTGAGTCCACCAGATTTCCTTCTTATTGCAATACAATGCTCCCCAATCAAGATACCGATGTCCACAATTTCGGCCGATTTTGTGTGCGAAAATCTCTGTCACAGTCTCACAAGTTGCTTAACTGGGTGGAGACTAGCCTCCAAGACCGTAACTCCGCCGATTTGTCCAAACCTTTGATCCGGCTTTTAGAGGATTGCCGGGAACTCGCCTCGTCAAACGTTGACTTGTTAACCGACTCCATTATTCGAAAGGTCAACAAGACCAGTACTGTTCTTTCAACCTCGGAAGGTGACGACCTCCTGACCTCGCTGAGTACTGTCCTGACCAACCTCCAGACCATCTCAGATGAACTGGAATCCACACCTTCGCCTTCGACCATCAAAAACGAAATCTCGCAGATGATCTCAAACGACACTATGTTGCATAGCGTGTCTCTCTCGCTCTGCATCCAGGGTTGGGTTCCCAAGGAGATGGACACGAAGCCGTTCCGGTCCAGGCGACACGCTGTTCGGAGAAACGGAAGGATTCCTATGAAGATGTCCGACCTTAACCGAGCTAGGTTGGAGAAAGCTTTCAAACATCGTAGGGGGCCTAGGCCGCCGAGGATGATGATGAGGAAGCTTCTTCAGGTTGCGGATGAAGAGGTTACGATAAAGGACGTGGTGGTCGTGAGCCAGGACGAGAGTTGGAACTTCACCACCATTAACGACGCCATTGCCGCGGCACCGAATAACTCTGCTGCTTCGGGCGGGTACTTCTTGATATATATCACAGCCGGGGTTTATGAAGAGTACGTGACGATTGCGAGTAACAAGAAGTATTTGTTCTTGCTTGGAGATGGCATTAACCAGACCATAATTACAGGGAACCACAGTGTGGTTGATGGTTGGACTACTTTCAACTCTGCAACTCTTG CTGTAACTGCGGTAGGCTTCCTCGCTGTTGATATAACTATCCGAAACACGGCGGGACCGAACAAACATCAGGCAGTGGCGCTCCGAAGCGGCGCCGATCTTTCGACATTCTACCGCTGTAGCTTTGAAGCTTATCAGGACACCTTATACACTCATTCCCAAAGACAATTCTACAGAGAATGCGACATTTACGGCACAGTAGACTTCATTTTTGGCAACGCCGCCGTTGTACTTCAGAACTGTAACATTTATCCCCGGCTTCCGCTTAAGGGCCAGTTTAATGCCATAACGGCCCAAGGGCGGACCGACCCGAACCAGAACACAGGCACTTCCATCCAAAACTGCACCATTAGTCCCAGTGCTGACTTGGCCGCGGCCAACGCCGCCACTGCAGCCGGAAATGGCTCGTTCACAAAGTCCTACCTGGGGAGGCCCTGGAAGGAATATTCTCGAACAGTCTACATGCAGTCCTTCATCGATGGTTTTATCGAAGCCGCTGGTTGGCGTGAGTGGAGCGGGGATTTCGCATTGAGTACTTTGTATTACGCAGAGTATAGTAACTCTGGTTCTGGGTCGAATACCACCAACCGGGTCAATTGGACGGGTTACCACATGATCAACGCTACGGACGCTGCCAATTACACGGTCTCGACGTTTTTGCTGGGTGATGTTTGGTTGCCTCAGACGGGTGTGCCTTATAGTGGAGGTTTAATATGA